From a single Sulfolobus sp. E5-1-F genomic region:
- a CDS encoding fumarylacetoacetate hydrolase family protein — protein sequence MMKLFRVVKRGYYISYAILDNNTIIRLDEDPIKALMRYAENKEILGDKVTGIDYQSLLKNFQVNDIRITKPIEPPEVWGSGISYEMARERYSEENVAKILGKTIYETVYDAIRPEIFFKATPNRCVGHGEAIAVRSDSEWTLPEPELAVVLNSNGTILGYTIMDDVSARDLEAENPLYLPQSKIYAGCCAFGPVIVTPDEIKNPYSLDITLKIMRGGKVFFEGSVNTSKMRRKIEEQIQYLIRDNPIPDGTILTTGTAIVPGRDKGLKDGDVVEISISNIGTLITPVIKRGKR from the coding sequence ATGATGAAATTATTTAGAGTTGTAAAAAGAGGGTATTATATAAGTTACGCAATATTAGATAATAATACAATAATAAGGTTAGATGAGGATCCGATCAAGGCTCTAATGAGATATGCTGAAAATAAGGAGATATTGGGAGATAAGGTTACTGGAATAGATTATCAGTCGTTGCTAAAGAACTTCCAAGTTAACGATATTAGAATAACTAAACCAATTGAGCCTCCTGAAGTTTGGGGATCTGGAATATCGTACGAAATGGCTAGGGAGAGATACTCCGAAGAGAACGTAGCCAAAATATTAGGTAAGACAATATATGAAACAGTGTATGATGCTATTAGACCAGAAATATTCTTTAAGGCTACTCCAAATAGATGCGTAGGACATGGCGAGGCCATAGCAGTAAGGAGCGATTCTGAGTGGACACTACCCGAACCTGAATTGGCCGTAGTACTTAACTCCAACGGTACAATTTTAGGGTACACCATAATGGATGACGTTTCTGCTAGAGATTTAGAGGCTGAAAATCCCTTATACTTACCGCAATCTAAAATATATGCAGGTTGTTGTGCCTTTGGGCCAGTGATAGTTACCCCAGATGAGATTAAGAATCCATATAGCCTTGATATCACCTTGAAAATTATGAGAGGAGGTAAAGTATTTTTTGAAGGTTCAGTAAATACAAGCAAAATGAGGAGGAAAATTGAGGAGCAAATCCAATATTTAATTAGGGATAACCCTATACCAGATGGGACAATTCTAACTACAGGGACAGCAATCGTTCCGGGAAGAGATAAAGGACTTAAAGATGGAGACGTAGTTGAGATAAGTATAAGCAATATAGGAACCTTAATAACTCCAGTTATAAAGAGAGGAAAAAGATAG
- the tatC gene encoding twin-arginine translocase subunit TatC, with protein MEEKVKQEGKEDKSFFEEKSLLDHLRELAIRLRRIIIALAISFFFYFMMGIEWINIDPLQIPFLGINISKIPIPYPSFYDSIAVEVTKFFIYHELPANTKIIIINLFDPLYASLYVSLYLALLTTLPIIIRETWAFLAPGLYEHEKRIFKLTIIPAFLLFFSGSMFAFFILIPLMFDMISFYTKSLGPAVEPTISLSSFISTTFLLMGSLGLAFEMPLIMIGLTYLRIIKAKTWRNYWRWGVLVSFIIAWIISPGTTGGVMETIIGLSLSSLYFLGMGISFFIEKKRKS; from the coding sequence GTGGAAGAGAAAGTAAAGCAGGAGGGAAAAGAAGATAAGAGTTTTTTTGAAGAGAAGTCATTATTAGATCATTTAAGAGAGTTAGCAATAAGACTAAGGAGAATTATAATAGCATTAGCTATCTCGTTCTTCTTTTACTTCATGATGGGTATTGAGTGGATTAATATAGATCCATTACAAATACCATTTCTTGGGATAAATATCTCAAAAATTCCAATTCCTTATCCGTCATTTTACGATAGTATAGCAGTAGAAGTAACCAAATTCTTTATTTATCATGAATTACCGGCTAATACTAAGATAATAATAATAAACTTATTTGATCCGCTATATGCGTCGCTTTATGTTTCACTCTATCTTGCGTTATTGACTACGCTTCCCATAATAATTAGAGAAACTTGGGCGTTTTTAGCTCCGGGGTTGTATGAGCATGAAAAGAGAATATTTAAGCTAACCATAATTCCTGCATTTCTGCTTTTCTTCTCTGGGTCTATGTTTGCATTTTTCATATTAATCCCCTTAATGTTTGACATGATATCATTTTATACAAAGTCCTTAGGTCCAGCGGTAGAACCTACCATAAGTTTAAGTTCGTTCATATCTACAACTTTCTTATTAATGGGATCATTGGGATTAGCATTTGAGATGCCATTGATAATGATTGGTTTAACTTACCTAAGAATAATTAAGGCTAAGACATGGAGGAATTATTGGAGATGGGGAGTTTTAGTCTCATTTATTATTGCGTGGATAATTTCACCGGGAACAACTGGAGGAGTAATGGAAACAATAATAGGATTATCGCTATCGAGCCTATACTTTTTAGGAATGGGAATTTCGTTCTTTATAGAGAAGAAAAGGAAATCTTAA
- a CDS encoding DUF998 domain-containing protein, whose product MILNRTKASGYLILVGVSQFLLFFIISEILYQNYSVKYNYISDLGVGRTAVIFNTSIIVMGLLVIIASILLRANYSPIIFLVGIGATLVGIFPENTGLPHLIAALITFLFGGIGAIVTSIKRNYFWTILGLVTLASLILYILKDYGPLGPGGLERMIVYPEIIWGISFATYLTR is encoded by the coding sequence ATGATTCTTAATAGAACTAAAGCATCTGGTTATCTCATATTAGTAGGTGTATCGCAATTTTTGCTATTTTTTATAATATCAGAAATCTTATATCAAAATTACTCGGTCAAATATAATTATATTAGTGACTTAGGAGTTGGAAGAACTGCAGTAATATTCAACACATCAATAATCGTAATGGGACTATTAGTTATCATAGCATCAATATTGCTAAGGGCAAATTATTCCCCAATAATCTTTTTAGTAGGGATAGGGGCAACATTAGTAGGTATATTCCCGGAGAATACTGGACTACCACATTTGATTGCGGCATTAATAACTTTTCTTTTCGGAGGGATAGGGGCCATAGTTACTTCCATTAAGAGGAATTATTTTTGGACTATATTGGGTTTAGTAACATTAGCTTCACTGATCCTATATATTCTCAAAGATTATGGACCTTTAGGACCAGGCGGTTTGGAGAGAATGATAGTCTATCCAGAAATAATATGGGGGATAAGCTTCGCGACCTATTTAACACGTTAA
- a CDS encoding MFS transporter, translated as MSQYSKEEIDRGIKKIYDTVLNTKNITARYIVILALASLWLDAYDFASMTFGTASLKNTFPSVSPILISLAIGAVQLGAIIGAVVGGWLNDRIGRRNMFILNMILFTGMAILGGLSTDITELTIFRGLLGFALGADTATGFAYIFEYLEKKQRLFWSNLWQLQWYIMYEVTIGLIVVPFFFTVHSLTSPLLWRIIMIVGGVLALVILLLRSRIPESVLWIAYQGKLATAKKILKETYGIDLPDVPDVDVQLRAPARGFKSAFSIFRASKWRELVYSFNGNFEQSFIFYTFGFYVPYILLALKLVGPLASIAASAFLYAGGVIGGYLTAWLTPRIGTKSQYVIGAVGEGISVGLIALTYIYHLPLIYFVVFSFLFYFFHVIGPASQGMTSINAFYGAKERGTAAGWGYFWVKLAAFIGLLIGILGITYNPVNLTLGLAVYGILTGIIGLIIGYDARSYKLADVEELEEEKTVK; from the coding sequence ATGTCACAGTACTCCAAAGAGGAGATAGATAGGGGTATCAAAAAAATATATGACACAGTCTTGAATACAAAAAATATAACCGCAAGGTATATAGTAATTTTAGCATTAGCTAGTCTCTGGCTAGATGCCTATGATTTCGCGAGTATGACATTCGGTACTGCATCCCTCAAAAACACTTTCCCTTCTGTATCCCCTATTCTAATTTCACTAGCAATAGGTGCAGTACAGTTAGGAGCGATTATAGGTGCTGTTGTTGGCGGTTGGCTGAACGATCGTATCGGTAGGAGAAATATGTTCATACTTAATATGATACTATTTACAGGAATGGCTATTCTGGGAGGATTATCTACTGACATTACTGAGTTAACGATCTTCAGAGGACTTTTAGGTTTCGCGTTAGGGGCTGATACTGCAACAGGTTTTGCATACATTTTTGAGTATTTAGAGAAAAAACAAAGACTATTTTGGTCGAATCTGTGGCAACTACAATGGTATATCATGTACGAGGTTACCATAGGTTTAATAGTGGTCCCATTCTTCTTTACAGTTCATTCATTAACATCTCCCTTATTATGGAGGATCATTATGATAGTTGGAGGTGTTTTAGCTTTAGTAATATTACTACTGAGAAGCAGGATACCAGAGTCAGTATTGTGGATAGCTTACCAGGGTAAATTAGCTACCGCTAAGAAAATATTAAAAGAGACCTACGGAATCGATTTGCCAGATGTCCCAGACGTGGATGTGCAATTAAGGGCACCAGCTAGAGGATTCAAAAGTGCATTTAGTATATTTAGAGCGAGTAAATGGAGAGAGTTGGTTTATTCCTTTAATGGTAACTTTGAGCAATCATTCATATTCTATACATTTGGCTTTTATGTACCTTATATATTATTGGCGCTAAAATTGGTAGGACCACTTGCCTCAATAGCGGCTTCAGCTTTTCTATATGCTGGAGGCGTAATAGGTGGTTATTTAACAGCATGGTTAACACCTAGAATTGGAACCAAATCACAATATGTAATAGGAGCAGTAGGTGAAGGAATTTCAGTAGGGTTGATCGCGCTCACGTATATTTATCACTTACCATTAATATACTTCGTTGTGTTCTCTTTCCTATTTTACTTCTTCCATGTCATAGGTCCAGCAAGTCAAGGTATGACATCCATAAACGCGTTCTATGGAGCAAAAGAAAGGGGTACCGCTGCTGGATGGGGATATTTCTGGGTTAAGCTGGCCGCGTTTATAGGTTTGCTAATAGGAATACTTGGAATAACTTACAATCCAGTAAATCTAACATTAGGATTAGCTGTTTACGGTATCTTAACTGGCATAATAGGTCTAATTATAGGCTATGATGCTAGGAGTTATAAGCTAGCAGACGTGGAGGAATTAGAAGAAGAAAAAACAGTTAAATAA
- a CDS encoding Zn-ribbon domain-containing OB-fold protein produces MRLEEIYSAYDKIVQSGYLPYIRCKKCTHTFFYVRHCCPKCGSRDLEVLRSEGIGKVFSWTKIFRKNDTSIYGIVELEEGFKVYCNFTSDVEIGDNVRVKIDSLGDGKYKLLAYKL; encoded by the coding sequence ATGAGGCTAGAAGAAATATATTCCGCTTATGATAAGATAGTACAGAGCGGATATTTACCATATATTAGATGTAAGAAATGTACACATACTTTCTTCTACGTTAGGCATTGCTGTCCTAAATGTGGTTCAAGAGATTTAGAGGTTCTAAGAAGTGAGGGAATAGGTAAAGTTTTCTCTTGGACTAAGATATTTAGGAAGAATGATACTTCTATATACGGTATCGTGGAATTAGAGGAAGGATTTAAGGTATATTGTAATTTTACAAGTGACGTGGAGATAGGTGATAATGTAAGAGTTAAAATTGACTCCTTAGGAGATGGTAAGTATAAACTATTAGCATATAAGCTTTAG
- a CDS encoding thiolase family protein, whose protein sequence is MIAGFASSLYKKYEGSTFELLADTVFSALEIAGLDKNYVDGIYLTYLPGTFDGYVNSHFFTNQVAQYLGIRPKFAQIFDYGGASALSMIYRAYKTIKSGEGETILCIVGGKGSELRSKGVTVDAIDKAYPDVSLTPFDRLFRGLNDLNPVSDYALVATRHKYLFKSTDEQRALIAVRQRFNAMQNSKAMFRDPLTIEQVLKSPLISYPLHLLEIVYPIDGFHVFVVSKRNSKSALRNIDILGYGEAHWPFMPTELDEIVYTPAIESSKGLLNGKIDAFELYDSFTITVMLQVEDIGLAEKGKGGLFFENHDTTFKGDVPINTGGGSLNTGQPAYMSGGVILEEALLQLNDMADGHQVKGADVIFLNGIGGWNRSHSVSIVLGEKE, encoded by the coding sequence ATGATTGCTGGTTTTGCCAGTAGTCTTTATAAAAAGTATGAAGGATCAACCTTTGAATTATTAGCTGATACAGTATTTTCAGCATTAGAAATTGCAGGTTTGGATAAGAATTACGTAGATGGGATTTATCTCACATATCTGCCAGGTACCTTTGATGGTTATGTTAATTCCCATTTTTTCACAAACCAAGTAGCTCAATATCTTGGAATAAGACCTAAATTTGCCCAGATCTTTGACTATGGAGGAGCCTCTGCCTTAAGTATGATATATAGGGCATATAAGACGATTAAGAGTGGAGAAGGTGAAACAATATTATGCATCGTAGGTGGAAAGGGTTCAGAGTTAAGAAGTAAAGGAGTTACTGTGGATGCAATAGACAAAGCATACCCTGACGTATCTCTAACACCATTTGATAGACTTTTCAGAGGACTCAATGATCTAAACCCAGTATCAGATTACGCATTAGTAGCTACCAGACATAAGTATCTCTTTAAGAGTACGGATGAACAAAGGGCCTTAATAGCTGTTAGGCAAAGGTTTAACGCGATGCAAAATAGTAAAGCTATGTTTAGAGATCCGTTAACTATAGAACAAGTGTTGAAGTCTCCCCTAATATCTTATCCTTTACATCTTCTAGAGATAGTTTACCCTATAGATGGTTTTCACGTTTTTGTGGTAAGTAAAAGAAATAGTAAGTCAGCCCTAAGAAACATAGATATTTTAGGATACGGAGAAGCTCACTGGCCTTTTATGCCTACAGAGTTAGATGAGATAGTATATACTCCAGCTATTGAGAGTTCTAAGGGATTATTGAACGGAAAGATAGATGCTTTTGAACTTTACGATTCTTTTACCATAACTGTTATGCTACAAGTTGAGGATATTGGTTTAGCAGAGAAAGGTAAGGGAGGCTTGTTCTTTGAAAATCACGATACTACTTTCAAGGGTGATGTTCCTATCAATACTGGGGGAGGTAGTTTGAATACTGGTCAACCGGCTTACATGAGTGGTGGAGTTATTTTAGAAGAAGCATTGCTTCAATTAAACGATATGGCTGATGGTCATCAAGTTAAGGGAGCTGACGTTATATTCCTAAATGGAATTGGAGGGTGGAATAGGTCTCATTCGGTATCTATAGTATTAGGTGAGAAGGAATGA
- a CDS encoding twin-arginine translocase TatA/TatE family subunit translates to MIDSPTDIIIILVVIAILFFGSSKIPELFRALGRSMGEFKKGQLEAEMEMQQMMSNNVVEKRGSNESVEELEKKIAELQKQLEALKQSKKT, encoded by the coding sequence ATGATAGATAGCCCAACAGATATAATTATAATCTTAGTAGTTATTGCTATACTCTTCTTTGGATCATCTAAAATACCAGAGCTTTTCAGGGCTTTAGGAAGGTCAATGGGAGAGTTCAAGAAGGGCCAACTAGAAGCAGAGATGGAAATGCAACAAATGATGTCTAATAACGTAGTCGAAAAGAGGGGGAGTAATGAAAGTGTAGAAGAGCTTGAGAAGAAAATAGCAGAATTACAAAAACAATTAGAAGCCTTGAAGCAAAGTAAGAAGACTTGA
- the pip gene encoding proline iminopeptidase translates to MEGHFINVEEGYKKIFGINIYYKLYRVKGSNRNLVTLHGGPGGSHDYLIPLADLSNYGINVLFYDQFGCGRSDDPKDISDYNIDHGVEELEELRKQIFGNEKIVLLGHSYGGALAIAYALKYQQFLKGLIISSGLSSVPYTVKEMRRLIEELPDKYKTIIKKYESLGDFKNPEYLEAVNFFYSRHLLRLKEMPEPVKRTFEFIEKRRTYEIMNGPNEFTIVGTIKDWDVTDQLYKITVPTLITVGKYDEVTVNVAQLIHENIKGSRLIIFENSSHMAMWEERDKYLEVIKEFIDKVYSSNMVK, encoded by the coding sequence ATGGAAGGTCATTTTATAAATGTTGAAGAAGGTTATAAGAAGATCTTTGGAATAAACATCTACTATAAGTTGTATAGAGTAAAAGGTAGTAATAGGAATTTAGTCACTCTACATGGTGGGCCTGGAGGTTCTCATGACTACCTAATACCTCTAGCTGACTTGTCAAATTATGGAATTAACGTCTTATTTTACGATCAATTCGGTTGTGGTAGGTCCGATGATCCTAAAGATATTTCTGATTACAATATAGATCATGGCGTAGAGGAGTTAGAAGAGCTTAGAAAGCAAATTTTCGGAAATGAGAAGATTGTATTATTGGGTCACTCTTACGGGGGAGCGTTAGCAATTGCTTATGCGCTCAAGTATCAGCAATTCTTGAAAGGTCTTATTATAAGTAGTGGGCTGTCGAGCGTTCCCTATACCGTTAAAGAGATGAGAAGATTAATCGAGGAATTGCCAGATAAGTACAAGACAATTATAAAGAAATATGAGAGTTTGGGTGATTTTAAAAACCCGGAATATTTAGAGGCAGTAAATTTCTTCTATAGTCGTCATTTATTAAGACTTAAGGAAATGCCTGAACCAGTTAAAAGGACCTTTGAATTTATAGAGAAGAGGAGGACATATGAAATAATGAATGGTCCAAACGAGTTTACGATCGTTGGAACAATAAAGGATTGGGACGTTACTGATCAGCTATACAAAATAACTGTTCCTACTCTAATAACTGTTGGGAAGTATGATGAAGTAACAGTTAATGTAGCTCAGCTGATACATGAAAATATTAAGGGATCCAGACTTATTATTTTCGAGAACAGTTCCCATATGGCCATGTGGGAGGAAAGGGATAAATACCTTGAAGTTATTAAGGAGTTTATTGATAAGGTATATTCATCTAATATGGTCAAGTGA
- a CDS encoding class I SAM-dependent methyltransferase codes for MRNSESISKALKEIFNVDLNKYWDEAEEINNEIKRALGNDFRYALSETKRYILYSIIKYYNPDIVIETGVAPGVSSTIILSALEKGTLYSIDVRETLENGKQVGFLVQEQLRSKWKLYIGRSRDILPDLLKRLGKVDIFLHDSEHTFENVTFELNIVWDYLRNGGVLLIDNLDFTKAPYYFAKQKGVKLYKLTNEAGGLGIIIKSWK; via the coding sequence ATGAGGAACTCGGAATCGATATCCAAAGCTCTAAAGGAAATATTTAATGTGGATCTCAACAAGTACTGGGATGAAGCTGAAGAAATAAACAATGAGATTAAGAGGGCTCTAGGGAACGATTTTAGATACGCACTAAGCGAAACCAAGAGGTATATTCTATATTCTATAATAAAATACTACAATCCAGACATAGTAATTGAAACTGGTGTTGCTCCAGGTGTATCAAGTACAATAATCCTCTCTGCTTTAGAGAAGGGTACGCTATACTCCATTGATGTAAGGGAGACTTTGGAGAATGGAAAGCAAGTAGGATTTCTAGTACAAGAACAGTTAAGGAGTAAATGGAAGTTATATATCGGAAGGAGCAGAGATATCTTGCCTGATCTATTAAAGAGGTTAGGTAAGGTTGATATTTTCCTTCACGATAGCGAGCATACGTTTGAGAACGTAACATTTGAACTAAATATCGTGTGGGACTACTTGAGAAATGGTGGAGTGTTGCTTATAGATAACCTAGATTTCACTAAAGCTCCTTATTACTTCGCTAAACAGAAAGGCGTAAAATTATATAAGTTAACAAACGAGGCTGGAGGTCTTGGGATTATAATTAAGAGTTGGAAATAG
- the fabG gene encoding 3-oxoacyl-ACP reductase FabG gives MRKFCDLSGRIAIITGGASGIGRAIAFKMASLGATIILGDVKLEELKNVASEITQQTGSKVVPLYVNVGDFNSAKEFYQKAIEILGVDYVDILVNNAGINRDALFVKMTFEQWDEVMKVDLYSMFNMTKQVVDGMIKRNYGRIINMSSMSWLGNIGQANYSAAKAGVLGFTKTLARELAKYNITVNAITPGFIDTPMTRAVPEKVRQKIIERIPMGRVGSPEEVANLIAFLSSEEASYITGEVIGVTGGLVL, from the coding sequence ATGCGTAAATTCTGCGATTTAAGCGGAAGGATAGCCATTATAACTGGAGGTGCTAGTGGAATAGGGAGAGCTATAGCCTTCAAGATGGCGAGTCTGGGAGCTACTATAATTTTAGGTGATGTAAAATTGGAGGAACTTAAAAACGTCGCAAGCGAAATTACTCAGCAGACTGGTTCTAAAGTAGTTCCCCTTTATGTAAACGTTGGGGATTTCAATTCAGCTAAGGAATTCTATCAGAAAGCCATAGAGATCCTAGGAGTAGATTATGTAGATATCTTAGTAAACAACGCTGGTATAAATAGGGACGCTTTATTTGTTAAGATGACTTTTGAGCAGTGGGATGAGGTAATGAAGGTTGATCTATATAGTATGTTCAATATGACTAAACAAGTTGTTGATGGAATGATAAAGAGAAACTACGGAAGAATAATAAACATGTCGTCAATGAGTTGGTTGGGAAATATTGGACAGGCAAATTATTCAGCAGCTAAAGCTGGCGTTCTAGGCTTTACGAAAACTCTAGCAAGGGAGTTGGCTAAATATAACATAACCGTAAACGCCATAACTCCAGGTTTCATTGATACTCCAATGACGAGGGCAGTTCCAGAGAAGGTTAGGCAGAAGATAATAGAAAGGATACCAATGGGTAGAGTTGGTAGTCCAGAAGAGGTTGCTAATCTAATAGCTTTCCTATCCTCTGAAGAAGCATCCTACATAACAGGAGAGGTAATAGGTGTTACCGGGGGTTTAGTGTTATGA
- the aldhT gene encoding 2,5-dioxopentanoate dehydrogenase — protein MKSYQELADKWIKGSGEEYLDINPADKDHVLAKIRTYTKDDVKEAINKAVAKFDEWSKTPAPKRGAILLKAGELMEQEAQEFALLMTLEEGKTLKDSMFEVVRSYNLLKFYGALAFKISGKTLPSADPNTRIFTVKEPLGVVALITPWNFPLSIPVWKLAPALAAGNTAIIKPASKTPLMVAKLIDVLSKAGLPEGVVNLVVGKGSEVGDTIVSDENIAAVSFTGSTEVGKRIYKLVGNKNRMTRIQLELGGKNALYVDKSADLALAAELAVRGGFGLTGQSCTATSRLIVHKDVYGQFKQRLIERVKRWRVGPGTEDVDMGPVVDESQFKKDLEYIEYGKNAGAKLVYGGNTIPGKGYFLEPTIFEGVTPDMRLFKEEIFGPVLSVTEAKDLDEAIRLVNAVDYGHTAGIVASDIKAINEFISRVEAGVIKVNKPTVGLELQAPFGGFKNSGATTWKEMGEEALEFYLKEKTVYEGW, from the coding sequence ATGAAATCTTATCAAGAATTAGCTGACAAGTGGATTAAAGGGAGTGGGGAAGAATACCTTGATATTAATCCGGCTGACAAGGACCACGTACTAGCTAAAATTAGAACATACACAAAAGATGACGTCAAGGAGGCAATAAACAAAGCTGTAGCTAAATTTGACGAATGGTCGAAAACCCCAGCACCCAAGAGAGGTGCAATATTACTTAAGGCAGGAGAATTAATGGAACAAGAAGCTCAAGAATTCGCATTATTGATGACGTTAGAGGAGGGTAAGACCCTAAAGGATAGTATGTTCGAAGTAGTTAGGAGTTATAATTTGCTGAAATTTTATGGAGCGTTAGCATTTAAAATATCTGGAAAAACGCTTCCTTCAGCAGATCCTAATACTAGAATATTCACGGTAAAGGAACCCTTAGGTGTAGTTGCCTTAATTACTCCGTGGAATTTCCCATTATCAATACCAGTATGGAAATTAGCCCCAGCTCTAGCAGCAGGTAACACTGCAATAATAAAACCAGCGTCAAAAACGCCATTAATGGTAGCCAAATTGATAGACGTATTATCTAAAGCCGGATTACCTGAGGGTGTTGTAAATCTAGTAGTTGGTAAAGGAAGTGAGGTCGGAGATACTATAGTAAGTGATGAAAATATAGCCGCAGTCTCATTTACTGGATCGACTGAGGTAGGTAAGAGAATTTACAAACTTGTAGGAAACAAAAACAGAATGACAAGAATTCAACTAGAACTAGGAGGTAAAAACGCGCTATATGTGGATAAGAGTGCAGATTTAGCGTTAGCCGCTGAATTAGCCGTAAGAGGAGGATTTGGACTAACAGGTCAATCATGTACTGCAACTAGTAGGTTAATAGTTCACAAGGATGTGTATGGCCAATTTAAACAAAGACTAATTGAAAGAGTTAAAAGGTGGAGAGTAGGGCCGGGTACTGAAGACGTTGATATGGGTCCAGTTGTGGATGAGAGCCAATTTAAGAAAGACTTAGAGTATATAGAATATGGAAAGAATGCCGGAGCAAAATTAGTTTATGGTGGAAATACAATACCGGGAAAGGGATATTTCCTAGAGCCTACGATTTTCGAAGGAGTCACACCAGATATGAGATTATTCAAGGAGGAGATATTCGGTCCAGTATTAAGTGTAACTGAAGCTAAGGATTTAGATGAGGCCATAAGGCTAGTTAATGCTGTAGATTACGGACACACAGCTGGAATAGTTGCAAGCGATATTAAGGCGATTAACGAGTTTATCAGCAGAGTAGAGGCAGGAGTTATAAAGGTTAATAAACCTACAGTTGGATTAGAATTACAAGCACCATTTGGTGGTTTTAAGAATTCTGGAGCTACTACTTGGAAAGAGATGGGAGAAGAGGCTCTAGAGTTTTACCTTAAGGAGAAGACGGTATACGAAGGTTGGTAA
- a CDS encoding helix-turn-helix domain-containing protein: MQVYKVKLDLKHDSCWTYKTSDFKVKAEVKYLFPLITKNSIFEIAEIYSDYKNELSDFISTISRRYGNNIKVANIDRPRSSKVALLYYFKNFDNSVTRVMIENNAVITNLSISNGIEEWYAYFFGEEEEILSNISHDLKRIDVKVENIDMEKTKVNDIKNDLVIINSLTPTEREILATAIRLGFFEYPKRVRLEELAEMFGVTKVTLDRHIRNGLRKILSQLFINS; this comes from the coding sequence ATGCAAGTTTATAAAGTCAAGCTTGACCTTAAACACGATTCGTGTTGGACTTATAAAACGTCTGATTTCAAAGTAAAGGCTGAGGTAAAATATCTCTTCCCACTTATAACTAAGAATTCAATTTTCGAAATAGCTGAGATTTACTCAGATTATAAAAATGAACTTTCAGATTTCATATCTACAATTAGTAGGAGATATGGTAATAATATAAAAGTAGCCAACATAGATAGGCCAAGATCTAGCAAAGTGGCCTTATTGTATTATTTTAAAAACTTTGATAACTCAGTTACAAGGGTAATGATAGAAAACAATGCAGTAATAACGAATTTATCAATAAGTAATGGAATAGAAGAATGGTATGCGTATTTCTTCGGAGAGGAAGAGGAGATTCTTTCAAATATCTCACATGATCTGAAAAGAATAGACGTTAAAGTAGAAAATATTGATATGGAAAAAACTAAAGTAAATGATATAAAGAATGATCTAGTTATAATTAACTCCCTAACTCCTACAGAAAGGGAAATACTTGCGACTGCAATTAGGCTAGGATTCTTCGAATACCCTAAAAGAGTCAGATTAGAAGAATTGGCTGAGATGTTCGGAGTAACTAAGGTAACTTTAGATAGGCATATAAGAAATGGATTAAGGAAAATTTTAAGTCAATTGTTTATAAACTCCTAA